From a region of the Haloferax volcanii DS2 genome:
- the ubaA gene encoding SAMP-activating enzyme E1, producing MTLSLDATQLDRYSRHIIMDEVGPEGQGRLLSSRVVVVGAGGLGAPAIQYLAAVGVGELVVVDDDVVERSNLQRQVVHCDDDVGTPKAESAAAFVRGLNPDVSVEPVEARVDKSNVHEVVAGSDVVVDASDNFPTRYLLNDVCRFEGIPLVHGAIYKFEGQATTLVPDGPCYRCLFPEAPEPGTVPDCATTGVLGVLPGTVGCIQATEAMKLLLDEGEALDGRLLFYDAMDMTFETVPYRTNPDCPVCGEGGVDSIEDIDYVESCAISLD from the coding sequence ATGACGCTCTCACTCGACGCCACCCAGTTGGACCGCTACTCGCGGCACATCATCATGGACGAGGTCGGCCCGGAGGGCCAAGGGCGACTGCTCTCGTCGCGGGTCGTCGTCGTCGGCGCGGGCGGGTTGGGCGCGCCGGCCATCCAGTACCTCGCGGCGGTCGGCGTCGGCGAACTCGTCGTGGTCGACGACGACGTGGTCGAGCGGAGCAACCTCCAGCGGCAGGTCGTCCACTGCGACGACGACGTGGGGACGCCGAAGGCCGAGAGCGCCGCCGCGTTCGTCCGCGGGCTCAACCCCGACGTGTCGGTCGAACCGGTCGAAGCCCGCGTGGACAAATCGAACGTCCACGAGGTCGTCGCGGGTTCGGACGTGGTGGTCGACGCCTCGGACAACTTCCCGACGCGCTATCTCCTCAACGACGTCTGTCGCTTCGAGGGAATCCCGCTGGTCCACGGCGCGATATACAAGTTCGAGGGACAGGCGACGACGCTCGTCCCCGACGGACCCTGCTATCGATGTCTGTTCCCCGAAGCGCCCGAGCCGGGGACGGTCCCCGACTGCGCGACGACCGGCGTCCTCGGCGTCCTCCCCGGCACGGTCGGCTGTATTCAGGCGACGGAGGCGATGAAACTCCTGCTGGATGAGGGCGAGGCGCTCGACGGGCGACTCCTGTTTTACGACGCAATGGACATGACGTTCGAGACGGTCCCGTATCGGACGAACCCGGACTGCCCCGTCTGCGGCGAGGGCGGGGTCGACTCCATCGAGGACATCGACTACGTCGAGAGCTGCGCAATCAGCCTCGACTGA
- a CDS encoding rhodanese-like domain-containing protein produces the protein MVAETTPDELREKLADDDELAVVDIRDPSSYTSGHIPGSENLPAATLGPEVFDREWPAEVVVSCYVGKSSKQVASVLDSNVDADVSSLRGGFDAWDGAVEDGTESEGEADLGPTSPF, from the coding sequence ATGGTCGCCGAGACGACGCCCGACGAACTACGCGAGAAACTGGCCGACGACGACGAGCTCGCCGTCGTCGATATCCGAGACCCCTCGTCGTACACGTCCGGCCACATCCCCGGGTCGGAGAACCTCCCGGCTGCGACGCTCGGCCCCGAGGTGTTCGACCGCGAGTGGCCCGCCGAGGTGGTCGTCTCGTGTTACGTCGGCAAGAGTTCGAAACAGGTCGCCTCGGTGCTGGACAGCAACGTCGACGCCGACGTGTCCAGCCTCCGCGGCGGCTTCGACGCGTGGGACGGCGCGGTCGAAGACGGCACCGAGAGCGAGGGCGAAGCGGACCTCGGTCCCACGTCGCCGTTCTGA
- a CDS encoding 50S ribosomal protein L15e: MARSFYSHIKEAWKTPKEGKLAELQWQRKQEWRNQGAIERIERPTRLDKARELGYKAKQGIIVVRVSVRKGGARKQRHKAGRRTKRQGVNRIGRRKSIPRIAEERASRKHPNLRVLNSYGVGQDGSQKWQEVILVDPEHPAIQNDDDLNWICDDTHEGRAFRGLTNAGKKNRGLQNRGKGTEHNRPSIRAGNGRGK, translated from the coding sequence ATGGCACGAAGCTTCTATTCCCACATCAAGGAAGCGTGGAAGACCCCGAAGGAAGGCAAGCTGGCCGAACTCCAGTGGCAGCGAAAACAGGAGTGGCGCAACCAGGGCGCTATCGAGCGCATCGAGCGCCCCACCCGCCTCGACAAGGCCCGTGAGCTCGGCTACAAGGCCAAGCAGGGCATCATCGTGGTCCGCGTCTCCGTCCGCAAGGGCGGCGCGCGCAAACAGCGCCACAAGGCCGGCCGCCGCACGAAGCGCCAGGGCGTCAACCGCATCGGCCGCCGGAAGTCCATCCCGCGCATCGCGGAGGAGCGCGCCTCCCGCAAGCACCCCAACCTGCGCGTGCTGAACTCCTACGGCGTCGGACAGGACGGCTCCCAGAAGTGGCAGGAAGTCATCCTCGTCGACCCCGAGCACCCGGCCATCCAGAACGACGACGACCTCAACTGGATCTGCGACGACACCCACGAGGGCCGCGCCTTCCGCGGTCTCACCAACGCGGGCAAGAAGAACCGCGGTCTCCAGAACCGCGGTAAGGGCACGGAACACAACCGTCCCTCCATCCGCGCCGGCAACGGCCGCGGCAAGTAA
- a CDS encoding sugar ABC transporter permease, producing the protein MSVISDIAAELAADARTAAMAPVESVKDAKYTLEGIREGRVSPATVLKTAGITLGAAVVVALLLFPLYWVAVGAFSGTGASLYSSSGIRLWPADPTIEPFLWVIGDLIVPSYRISLGLGGYEVFLQTPELTFLDVSQYGVTETSEFKRFFANSLTVAIPTVLLAMCLIVPSAYALSRRQFIGRSKVLYGYVLFTQIGGGLGVALLIALYALFVQFGFNDSKLALSAYYAATAVPFNTWLLKTYMDGIPVSYEEAAMIDGAPSWKIVTEIILPLSKAGLATVFIFTFLTGWTEFVVAQTLLSTDNYTLPVGLYSLVGRYSIPWARFSAFALTFAAPIMLIYLFAQRYIEGGLSFGGMEG; encoded by the coding sequence ATGAGCGTCATCTCCGACATCGCGGCCGAACTCGCCGCCGACGCGCGGACCGCCGCGATGGCTCCCGTCGAGTCGGTTAAGGACGCCAAGTACACCCTCGAAGGCATCCGCGAGGGGCGCGTCAGCCCCGCGACGGTGCTGAAGACCGCCGGCATCACCCTCGGTGCCGCGGTCGTCGTCGCGCTCCTGTTGTTCCCGCTGTACTGGGTCGCCGTCGGGGCCTTCTCGGGCACCGGCGCGTCGCTGTACTCGTCGAGCGGGATTCGCCTGTGGCCGGCCGACCCGACCATCGAGCCGTTCCTGTGGGTCATCGGCGACCTCATCGTCCCGAGCTACCGCATCAGCCTCGGCCTCGGCGGCTACGAGGTGTTCTTGCAGACGCCCGAACTGACGTTCCTCGACGTGTCGCAGTACGGGGTCACGGAGACCTCCGAGTTCAAGCGGTTCTTCGCGAACAGCCTCACCGTGGCGATTCCGACGGTGCTGCTCGCGATGTGTCTCATCGTCCCCAGCGCGTACGCGCTGTCGCGCCGGCAGTTCATCGGGCGCTCGAAGGTGCTGTACGGCTACGTGCTGTTCACCCAAATCGGCGGCGGGCTGGGCGTCGCGCTCCTCATCGCGCTGTACGCCCTGTTCGTCCAGTTCGGGTTCAACGACAGCAAGCTCGCGCTGTCGGCGTACTACGCCGCCACCGCGGTCCCGTTCAACACGTGGCTCCTGAAGACGTACATGGACGGGATTCCCGTCTCCTACGAGGAGGCCGCGATGATTGACGGCGCGCCGTCGTGGAAAATCGTCACGGAGATCATCCTGCCGCTGTCGAAGGCGGGGCTGGCGACGGTGTTCATCTTCACCTTCCTCACGGGGTGGACCGAGTTCGTCGTCGCCCAAACGCTGCTCTCGACGGACAACTACACCCTGCCCGTCGGGCTGTACTCGCTCGTCGGCCGGTACTCCATCCCGTGGGCCCGGTTCTCGGCGTTCGCACTCACGTTCGCCGCGCCGATTATGCTCATCTACCTGTTCGCACAGCGCTACATCGAAGGTGGCCTGTCGTTCGGCGGGATGGAAGGCTGA
- a CDS encoding carbohydrate ABC transporter permease — MSVVDSAVERVADSPVVSKDDLPLLLVLPGLFVFLAFMLFPVLYLVYLSFTNAEPATLFQGKEQWVGLANYVTVLSDGQFWNSMGVTWLFVATSVALKVLVGLGIGLVVTGERVRGKRFMRALIIIPLGLPGIFTITIWRGIFSSAEFGLANQFLRMAGLDSIAWLSERWMAFLAYNVTEAWLAYPFMVIITVSALQDVSEELHEAAMIDGAGFFARFLHVTLPSIKRPVLFASILTAAASFQQFLIPYVFNQGGPSRTNELLIVYGYREAFRFQKYGEGAAIMLVAVAVIGVFMMLNVKKGQLADGVDDA; from the coding sequence ATGAGCGTCGTCGACAGCGCCGTCGAGCGCGTCGCGGACAGCCCGGTGGTGAGCAAGGACGACCTGCCCTTGCTGTTGGTACTGCCGGGGCTGTTCGTCTTCCTCGCGTTCATGCTGTTTCCCGTCCTGTACCTGGTGTATCTCTCGTTCACCAACGCGGAGCCGGCCACGCTGTTCCAGGGCAAAGAGCAGTGGGTCGGCCTCGCCAACTACGTGACGGTCCTCTCGGACGGCCAGTTCTGGAACTCGATGGGCGTGACGTGGCTGTTCGTCGCCACGTCGGTCGCGCTCAAGGTGCTCGTCGGCCTCGGCATCGGGCTCGTGGTGACGGGCGAGCGCGTCCGCGGCAAGCGGTTCATGCGCGCGCTCATCATCATCCCGCTCGGCCTCCCGGGCATCTTCACCATCACCATCTGGCGCGGCATCTTCAGTTCGGCCGAGTTCGGCCTCGCCAACCAGTTCCTCCGGATGGCCGGCCTCGACTCCATCGCCTGGCTCTCCGAGCGCTGGATGGCCTTCCTCGCCTACAACGTCACCGAGGCGTGGCTGGCGTACCCGTTCATGGTCATCATCACCGTGAGCGCCTTGCAGGACGTCTCCGAGGAGCTCCACGAGGCGGCGATGATAGACGGCGCGGGCTTCTTCGCCCGCTTCCTGCACGTGACGCTTCCCTCTATCAAGCGCCCCGTGCTGTTCGCCTCGATTCTCACGGCCGCTGCGTCGTTCCAGCAGTTCCTCATCCCGTACGTGTTCAATCAGGGGGGGCCGTCGCGGACGAACGAACTGCTCATCGTCTACGGCTACCGCGAGGCGTTCCGCTTCCAGAAGTACGGTGAGGGCGCGGCCATCATGCTGGTCGCCGTGGCCGTCATCGGCGTCTTCATGATGCTAAACGTCAAGAAAGGACAGCTCGCCGACGGGGTGGACGACGCATGA
- a CDS encoding substrate-binding domain-containing protein, which yields MNRRTILKQLAGTTAVGALAGCVGVSETDSTQTSEQSGAEGDDGSEETTAGAETESAGPSGTFTLWHQRAEAEKEALEANAETFTSETAHTAKPAEIADLRKKTTSAIPAGQGAGMFDWAHDWTGEYYQNGFLSDQSDQLDVDLSVYTRPAQEAVQFDGATVALPYAAETVGLIYNREMVDEAPETIADMKAIMEEYHDPENWMYGLSYPLNAYFMSAWAHAFGGYYFDESNVELGLSNEATLDGFQFILDNFVPYQPKDTGYDPQAAVFLEGNAPFAINGPWFLGDVRSNDIDAGIARLPSPEGDAEPEPYTTVKQLYFTSTLEGDEATAAASRAFAEWYTTDTDVLSANAEEFGYIPVHKELASSSDLPEAVQGFSESVSLGTPIPTHPNMGDVWGPLEDAFNSVKNGDAELESAFTKAEENIRSNWE from the coding sequence ATGAACCGCCGCACAATCCTGAAGCAACTGGCAGGCACGACGGCCGTCGGCGCACTCGCGGGCTGCGTGGGCGTGTCGGAGACCGATTCGACACAGACGTCCGAACAGAGCGGTGCGGAGGGCGACGACGGTAGCGAGGAGACCACCGCCGGAGCGGAGACCGAGTCCGCGGGGCCGAGCGGGACGTTCACGCTCTGGCACCAGCGCGCGGAAGCCGAGAAGGAGGCGCTCGAAGCCAACGCCGAGACGTTCACCTCGGAGACGGCCCACACGGCCAAACCCGCCGAAATCGCTGACCTCCGGAAGAAGACGACCTCCGCCATCCCCGCCGGGCAGGGCGCGGGCATGTTCGACTGGGCCCACGACTGGACCGGCGAGTACTATCAGAACGGCTTCCTCTCGGACCAGAGCGACCAGCTGGACGTGGACCTCTCGGTCTACACCCGCCCCGCACAGGAGGCGGTCCAGTTCGACGGCGCGACCGTCGCGCTCCCCTACGCGGCCGAGACCGTCGGCCTCATCTACAACAGGGAGATGGTGGACGAAGCGCCCGAGACCATCGCCGACATGAAGGCCATCATGGAGGAGTACCACGACCCCGAAAACTGGATGTACGGTCTCAGCTACCCGCTGAACGCCTACTTCATGAGCGCGTGGGCGCACGCCTTCGGCGGCTATTACTTCGACGAGTCGAACGTCGAACTCGGCCTGTCGAACGAGGCGACCCTCGACGGGTTCCAGTTCATCCTCGACAACTTCGTCCCGTACCAGCCGAAGGACACGGGCTACGACCCGCAGGCGGCCGTCTTCCTCGAGGGCAACGCGCCCTTCGCCATCAACGGGCCGTGGTTCCTCGGCGACGTTCGCTCCAACGACATCGACGCCGGCATCGCCCGGCTCCCCTCGCCCGAGGGCGACGCCGAGCCCGAGCCGTACACGACGGTCAAGCAGCTCTACTTCACCTCGACGCTGGAGGGCGACGAGGCGACGGCGGCCGCGTCCCGCGCGTTCGCCGAGTGGTACACCACGGACACCGACGTGCTCTCGGCGAACGCCGAGGAGTTCGGCTACATCCCGGTCCACAAGGAACTCGCTTCGAGCAGCGACCTCCCCGAGGCCGTCCAGGGCTTCTCGGAGTCCGTCTCGCTCGGCACCCCCATCCCGACGCACCCGAACATGGGCGACGTGTGGGGGCCGCTCGAAGACGCCTTCAACAGCGTGAAAAACGGCGACGCGGAGCTCGAATCCGCGTTCACGAAGGCCGAAGAAAACATCCGGTCTAACTGGGAGTAA
- a CDS encoding ABC transporter ATP-binding protein, with product MARLTLEALRKEYDRGRVVAVEDLSLDVEDGEFITVVGPSGCGKSTTLRMVAGLESPSGGTIRIGGEDVTDQHARKRDVAMVFQNYALYPHKTVMQNMAFGLRMSTDLSKDERRERVRETAAMMGIEDLLDDKPDELSGGQKQRVALGRAIVREPDVFLFDEPLSNLDAKLRTTMRTEIQRLQNELGITSLYVTHDQEEAMTMGDKIVILNDGKLQQVGRPKDVYENPANEFVGGFVGSPSMNFLDVSVEREGDRLVLAGDSPFSYRLSESFSATLREATDATDLRVGVRPEDVVTASSGENVVDSTVGVVEPIGSDNYLHLDIGPDFIARVDSDVEPETGETVGVTFDESDLHVFHPRTGESLLSRESKRRAAPTQQA from the coding sequence ATGGCACGTCTCACACTCGAAGCGCTTCGCAAGGAGTACGACCGGGGTCGCGTCGTCGCCGTCGAGGACCTCTCGCTCGACGTCGAGGACGGCGAGTTCATCACCGTCGTCGGCCCCTCTGGCTGCGGGAAGTCGACGACGCTCCGCATGGTCGCGGGGCTCGAATCGCCCTCCGGCGGCACGATTCGAATCGGCGGCGAGGACGTCACGGACCAGCACGCCCGCAAGCGCGACGTGGCGATGGTGTTCCAGAACTACGCGCTGTACCCGCACAAGACCGTCATGCAGAACATGGCGTTCGGCCTGCGGATGAGCACCGACCTCTCGAAGGACGAGCGCCGCGAGCGCGTCCGCGAGACGGCGGCCATGATGGGTATCGAGGACCTCCTCGACGACAAGCCCGACGAGCTTTCGGGCGGGCAGAAACAGCGGGTCGCGCTCGGCCGCGCCATCGTCCGCGAACCCGACGTGTTCCTGTTCGACGAGCCGCTTTCGAACCTCGACGCGAAGCTCCGCACCACGATGCGGACCGAGATTCAGCGCCTCCAGAACGAACTCGGAATCACCTCGCTGTACGTCACGCACGACCAGGAGGAGGCGATGACGATGGGCGACAAAATCGTCATCCTCAACGACGGGAAACTCCAGCAGGTCGGCCGCCCGAAGGACGTGTACGAGAACCCCGCCAACGAGTTCGTCGGCGGCTTCGTCGGCTCTCCCTCGATGAACTTCCTCGACGTGTCGGTCGAACGCGAGGGCGACCGCCTCGTCCTCGCCGGCGACAGTCCCTTCTCGTACCGCCTGTCCGAATCGTTCTCGGCGACGCTCCGCGAGGCGACGGACGCGACCGACCTCCGTGTCGGCGTCCGCCCGGAGGACGTGGTGACTGCCTCCTCCGGCGAGAACGTCGTCGACTCGACCGTCGGCGTCGTCGAGCCCATCGGCTCGGACAACTACCTCCACCTCGACATCGGCCCCGATTTCATCGCCCGCGTCGACTCGGACGTCGAACCCGAGACGGGCGAGACGGTCGGCGTCACCTTCGACGAGTCGGACCTCCACGTCTTCCACCCGCGGACCGGCGAGTCGCTCCTCTCCCGCGAATCGAAGCGGCGGGCGGCCCCGACGCAGCAGGCGTGA
- a CDS encoding alpha-amylase family glycosyl hydrolase, which translates to MHHPGPPRVTTVGRPVELAPRAPERDATYRWRVLDAPAESAATVGSGPVVHLAPDVPGTYHLELDAPDGRHEQTVRAFPDDRRPATMAVPAAALEPASPDEVAVIGPFNDRLVGRDRPRRAGDDYVLDVDLPPGTHPFGFAPHDDLAEQVRGDVEVPGPGRPRVRLDGRVGQENSDDLLVVADAETAPDAEEATLAVEFLFDGRDALDSSDCEVRDDRLRVPVDTLRGVDSSEPVRVHAVAVQTTAESGESGEPYVRHSVLDTLVVDPGVVADEPGSGLAVSRPADAPEWAHHATVYEVFVRSFAGETPDPTFDELARRVPYLESLGVDCLWLTPILESHTTHGYHVTDYFDTASDLGSREDFEALVERCHDAGIRVVFDLVINHTSRDHPAFQFHSTGVPGYEDHYARVPEREDPSEVDWGGPGAAEHYFNWTRIPNLDYDSPAVRSWMLDVVTEWAAVVDGFRCDVAWGVPHGFWKEVRERVKADDPDFLLLDETIPRDPAYHETEFDAHYDTTLYGALRAIGAGERPATALLDAVADARWHGFPDDAVQLRYIENHDEERYRSAVGDDALRAAAAATFTLPGAPMIYYGQETGVADRRGTMRWYDADTDLVDFHRRLSRLRDAHEALRAGDVEPVSASVAPAGDDGVEADRVVAFARDDGTDRLVVVLNFDGEPTTVELGAETAEIDLLTGERVGASGAAAGDGGVRVTVADAVVLRAIGDSSH; encoded by the coding sequence ATGCATCACCCCGGTCCGCCGCGAGTCACGACGGTCGGCCGCCCCGTCGAACTCGCCCCGAGAGCCCCCGAACGAGACGCAACGTACCGGTGGCGCGTCCTCGACGCGCCCGCGGAGAGCGCCGCGACGGTCGGCTCGGGCCCGGTCGTCCACCTCGCACCCGACGTTCCCGGCACGTACCACCTCGAACTCGACGCGCCCGACGGCCGCCACGAACAGACCGTTCGCGCCTTCCCCGACGACCGCCGCCCGGCGACGATGGCGGTCCCCGCGGCCGCCCTCGAACCCGCGTCGCCCGACGAGGTCGCCGTCATCGGCCCGTTCAACGACCGCCTCGTCGGCCGCGACCGGCCGCGCCGCGCCGGGGACGACTACGTCCTCGACGTGGATCTCCCGCCGGGCACGCACCCGTTCGGGTTCGCCCCGCACGACGACCTCGCGGAACAGGTCCGCGGTGACGTCGAAGTCCCCGGACCGGGCCGCCCGCGGGTTCGACTCGACGGGCGAGTCGGGCAGGAGAACAGTGACGACCTCCTCGTCGTCGCGGACGCGGAGACCGCGCCCGACGCCGAGGAAGCGACGCTCGCCGTCGAGTTCCTGTTCGACGGCCGCGACGCGCTCGACTCGAGTGACTGCGAGGTCCGCGACGACCGCCTGCGCGTCCCGGTCGACACGCTCCGCGGGGTCGACTCGTCGGAGCCGGTTCGGGTCCACGCCGTCGCGGTCCAAACGACGGCCGAGTCGGGTGAGTCGGGCGAACCGTACGTCCGGCACTCGGTTCTCGACACGCTGGTCGTGGACCCCGGCGTCGTCGCCGACGAACCCGGTTCCGGCCTCGCCGTCTCGCGGCCCGCGGACGCGCCCGAGTGGGCGCACCACGCGACCGTCTACGAGGTGTTCGTCCGGTCGTTCGCCGGCGAGACGCCCGACCCGACGTTCGACGAACTCGCCCGGCGCGTCCCCTACCTCGAATCGCTCGGCGTGGACTGCCTGTGGCTCACGCCGATACTGGAGAGCCACACGACCCACGGCTACCACGTCACCGACTACTTCGACACCGCGTCGGACCTCGGTTCGCGCGAGGACTTCGAGGCGCTCGTCGAGCGATGTCACGACGCCGGCATCCGCGTCGTCTTCGACCTCGTCATCAACCACACGTCGCGGGACCACCCGGCCTTCCAGTTCCATTCGACCGGCGTCCCCGGCTACGAGGACCACTACGCCCGCGTCCCCGAGCGCGAGGACCCCTCCGAGGTCGACTGGGGCGGCCCCGGCGCGGCGGAACACTACTTCAACTGGACGCGCATCCCGAACCTCGACTACGACTCGCCCGCGGTCCGGTCGTGGATGCTCGACGTGGTCACCGAGTGGGCGGCGGTCGTCGACGGCTTCCGCTGCGACGTGGCGTGGGGCGTCCCCCACGGCTTCTGGAAGGAGGTCCGCGAGCGGGTGAAAGCCGACGACCCCGACTTTCTGCTCCTCGACGAGACCATCCCGCGGGACCCCGCGTACCACGAAACCGAGTTCGACGCCCACTACGACACGACGCTGTACGGGGCGCTCCGAGCTATCGGCGCGGGCGAGAGACCGGCGACGGCCCTCCTCGACGCCGTCGCCGACGCCCGCTGGCACGGGTTCCCCGACGACGCCGTGCAACTTCGCTACATCGAGAACCACGACGAGGAGCGCTACCGGAGCGCAGTCGGAGATGACGCGCTTCGGGCGGCCGCGGCCGCGACGTTCACGCTCCCCGGCGCGCCGATGATATACTACGGGCAGGAGACCGGCGTCGCGGACCGGCGCGGGACGATGCGCTGGTACGACGCCGACACCGACCTCGTGGATTTCCACCGGCGGCTCTCCCGCCTCCGCGACGCGCACGAGGCGCTCCGCGCCGGCGACGTCGAACCCGTCTCTGCCAGCGTTGCCCCCGCCGGAGACGATGGTGTCGAGGCCGACCGCGTGGTCGCGTTCGCCCGCGACGACGGAACCGACCGACTCGTCGTCGTCCTGAACTTCGACGGGGAGCCGACGACCGTCGAACTCGGCGCGGAGACGGCCGAGATCGACCTGCTGACGGGCGAGCGAGTCGGCGCGAGCGGCGCGGCCGCGGGCGATGGGGGCGTCCGCGTCACCGTCGCCGACGCGGTCGTGCTCCGCGCCATCGGTGATTCGAGCCATTAA
- a CDS encoding TrmB family transcriptional regulator, whose product MVDDSPTMDDRELADLLEQFGLSEKVVDTYLTLLELGEAKASQIADAAGVSKRYVYSVSKELESRGFVEVNDHVVPTTIRPLPPMEVIESLSESVESMRPALEERYTATARDQERFEVIKSRVTVLKRIGELVGRAESEITLSLPYDVLDEVEDELRAARERGVLVSLVVSGVEPHDDLALDGVASLVRVWHELMPTMLTVDSRTGLISPGEMVARSNSESQAIVFAQPHLGPVIVGSFFGNYWPMAAEAYTTDPDPLPAMYHNFRHAVLQAALCERAGIDLDVTVSGRMVHTDGPTELHGRVVDIRQGLLEPANNSFPVENAFVVETDEGTYSIGGQGAFVEDFEADAVEFTAAE is encoded by the coding sequence ATGGTCGATGACAGTCCGACCATGGACGACCGGGAACTCGCCGACCTCCTGGAGCAGTTCGGGCTCTCAGAGAAGGTCGTCGACACGTATCTGACTCTGCTCGAACTCGGGGAGGCGAAGGCGAGCCAGATCGCCGACGCGGCGGGCGTCTCCAAGCGCTACGTTTACAGCGTGAGCAAGGAACTGGAATCGCGCGGCTTCGTGGAGGTCAACGACCACGTCGTGCCGACGACGATTCGGCCCTTGCCGCCGATGGAGGTCATCGAATCGCTCTCCGAGAGCGTCGAATCCATGCGCCCCGCGCTGGAGGAGCGCTACACGGCCACCGCCCGGGACCAAGAGCGCTTCGAGGTCATCAAGTCCCGCGTGACGGTGCTCAAGCGCATCGGAGAACTCGTCGGCCGCGCCGAGTCCGAAATCACGCTGTCGCTCCCCTACGACGTGCTCGACGAGGTCGAAGACGAACTCCGGGCGGCCCGCGAGCGCGGCGTCCTCGTCTCGCTCGTCGTCAGTGGCGTCGAACCGCACGACGACCTCGCGCTCGACGGCGTGGCCTCGCTGGTGCGCGTCTGGCACGAACTCATGCCCACGATGCTCACCGTCGATTCGCGAACGGGCCTCATCTCCCCCGGCGAGATGGTCGCCCGGTCGAACTCCGAGTCGCAGGCCATCGTCTTCGCACAGCCACACCTCGGTCCGGTCATCGTCGGCTCCTTCTTCGGGAACTACTGGCCGATGGCCGCCGAGGCGTACACGACCGACCCCGACCCGCTCCCGGCGATGTACCACAACTTCCGCCACGCCGTCCTGCAAGCCGCCCTCTGCGAGCGCGCGGGCATCGACCTCGACGTGACCGTCAGCGGGCGGATGGTCCACACCGACGGCCCGACCGAACTTCACGGCCGCGTGGTGGACATCCGGCAGGGTCTCCTCGAACCCGCGAACAACTCCTTCCCGGTCGAGAACGCCTTCGTCGTCGAAACTGACGAGGGCACCTACAGCATCGGCGGACAGGGCGCGTTCGTCGAGGACTTCGAGGCCGACGCGGTGGAGTTCACGGCGGCCGAGTAG
- a CDS encoding serine/threonine-protein kinase RIO2, translating into MVRNVAGVMAELEPEDFYLLSGVEQGMRFSEWVNREKLPKNSGLTAEEVDYRIDRCMTRELVERKTIQYVGYKLTVEGYDALALRTFAQRDTIQGFGAPLGVGKESDVFEVQSFKPLALKFHREGYTNFREVRRERDYTSENHHVSWLYTARKAAEREYEALETLFPEVSVPRPVDHNRHAIIMAKFDGVELAKAKLESEQVTGVLDLILSEMADAYAAGYVHADMSEYNVAVGERGVTVFDWPQAVPTDHDNARELLARDAKNIVGYFRRKYPGEMPDEVDIDALSDAIAGNEFESVDEFAV; encoded by the coding sequence ATGGTACGGAACGTCGCCGGCGTCATGGCCGAACTCGAGCCCGAGGACTTCTACCTCCTCTCGGGCGTCGAGCAGGGCATGCGCTTCAGCGAGTGGGTCAACCGGGAGAAGTTGCCGAAGAACTCGGGGCTGACCGCCGAGGAGGTCGACTACCGCATCGACCGCTGTATGACCCGCGAGCTCGTCGAGCGCAAGACCATCCAGTACGTGGGGTACAAGCTCACGGTCGAGGGGTACGACGCGCTCGCCCTCCGGACGTTCGCCCAGCGAGACACCATCCAGGGGTTCGGCGCGCCCCTCGGCGTCGGCAAAGAAAGCGACGTGTTCGAGGTGCAGTCGTTCAAGCCGCTCGCGCTGAAGTTCCACCGCGAGGGGTACACCAACTTCCGCGAGGTGCGCCGCGAGCGCGACTACACCTCCGAGAACCACCACGTCTCGTGGCTCTACACCGCGCGCAAGGCGGCCGAACGCGAGTACGAGGCGCTCGAAACCCTCTTTCCGGAGGTGTCGGTGCCGCGCCCAGTCGACCACAACCGCCACGCAATCATCATGGCGAAGTTCGACGGCGTCGAACTCGCCAAGGCGAAGCTCGAATCCGAGCAGGTGACGGGCGTCCTCGATTTGATTCTCTCCGAGATGGCCGACGCCTACGCGGCCGGCTACGTTCACGCCGACATGTCCGAGTACAACGTCGCGGTCGGCGAGCGCGGCGTCACGGTGTTCGACTGGCCGCAGGCCGTCCCGACCGACCACGACAACGCCCGCGAACTCCTCGCGCGCGACGCGAAGAACATCGTCGGCTACTTCCGCCGCAAGTACCCCGGCGAGATGCCCGACGAGGTTGACATCGACGCGCTGTCCGACGCTATCGCCGGAAACGAGTTCGAGAGCGTCGACGAGTTCGCCGTCTGA